In Drosophila suzukii unplaced genomic scaffold, CBGP_Dsuzu_IsoJpt1.0 scf_29, whole genome shotgun sequence, the DNA window tatatgcacttatgtatgtatgtgtgttcGTATGTTTGTGcccgaatgcacgataacgacagcgaaacaaagcgtttgtttaaactatattaaacaatcgcgagaccgagctgcagactccgataaaaactgctatcacgtcggggtcaccaaatgtttgtggggaagacaacaaatatgccacccttatatttataattaataacgcacgaataggttatattaaaatgtatagcttttattcggagcggcagacggactgtgaatgtgtaaaaagcttggctccaagatcttcatatagacatatgcaggcttacaaagtagttgctgaatagataagcgacagctttatgggtataagaaagaaggcgaaagataagcagagagcgatgcaggtgccgtcgtacacctatgcgcgcatgactaggcgctggcgatctgctccgaacaggggtgatagtacacctccttgcggggtgcctctgttcactagtctagtctgggttgaggtccctagtgtggctgtgaccattctgcttatcagcaatttatggattagcctcaccattggcggctcaacccctagttctgtgagagattctgttatagcggtgggaagcacgttattgaaggctccctctatatccaggaaggcgatcagtgtgtattccttgatgttgagtgatttctcgatgctgtttaccaccaagtgtagcgccgattcggttgacttacctttggtgtaagcgtgttgtgcttctgatatttgtgtcggttctatggtggcccttatgtgtaggcttatcattctttcaaagctcttaagcaggaatgatgtaaggcttattggcctaaaatcctttgctgtggtgtgagtggccttccctgccttgggaatgaaaaccacctttgtttcttgccatgctgttggtagtcctcctaccgccaggatggattggaagatttttttcaaccagtttatggatgtttgtcctgcttgctggatgtgagccggtgttattccgtccggtcccggcgatttgtatggtttgaaactatgaatggaccatttcatgttgcggtctgataggagtggatctatttcgattccctctcctgctcctctttcaggtggatgacctgcttgttggctccccgggaagtgagcgtctaggagcaggtccaaggactctttactggagtctgaccatgatccatttgctttttgaagtgctcgtcagagactgcccagtttttgactgcgcctacgagtgaatctgataccaaagttagatcaatgatcgtttggcaagctttagttatgaaagtaggggcattgcccctattgcataggaataggttcgaatttagaataaaatcaaaaagagactcacctctgtcgttgttgtttgggcaaccccactgggtgtgatgggcgttggcgtcacagcctgtTACCAATCCGtacttgagcttttcgcattcctctgctagtcctctgaccagcgcatctggggggttttccttctcaaaggccaaataggccgatagaacccttatagagccactctgcagctccaggcttactgcggtgttgtctccgttgctgtaattgcgaagtagaaatatactaagatgccttttggctaatatgcaggttcgaattttaccttctttggggtcaagcataagcttgtattcctttgttcctagtccagcgaccttgcctcctaccacccaaggttcctgtacgaggactaggtcggctccaccttctgtcaggcgaagcagaagtgcagcagacgctgctttactgtggtaaaggtttatttgtagaagtcttagtgacatctacagcttcaacctccaccacagtgacgtcggcctcctctgtgtcgctgaggtccacgtcctcgattgccggtccgagcgcacgtatctctctgctcagcgacgaatcggtagagtagccgtcctccggcccaccaggtgcctccaactcctcagcaagcacctgctcggctgggttgccggcagagctgctagcggcgttggagtcgcccttacacactttgatgtgtatcgcactgaacccgaagttcagcactccacgagcagtctcgatcggagctactgactccttgttcaggaccaaaaccgcctggttgacatccccttcatgctcctccaccttgacgactttccagtccttcgtgggaaggtgcgggttgcattcttgcaacatgaagaggatgtcctccggcgtcttgatcgctgctggaagccagatcctggctcggggtcaagcgcaacgatgttcgccccttcgtaaacctcgccgagcttgcttgtcgcctctttgtacatatcagccgaccgctgactgtcgcatgctaccaccttgacgctgccctggtaccagcccgcgtccatgcagcagggcgaggtgcctggcttctctcgtaccatgcgcaggcaaatgagggaaaggtgggactccactgccttccacttgtttctggggatcctgccctccggatttcccctgtcaattAGGCCGAGTAATACacgattcttcgtgatttcggcgaaagagaccgatggctggatctttgatctcttcgccgatggcccgggtagttcgagggatcgctgcctttcgcctgagtcgcctcttgagtgggcttttcctgcccgtagtttgggagcaccttccttgcccactctaccttctttagccattcaggcgaaggcgtggcaacggtgctcctggtgtgtgagcgcagagtctgggcggcagtccgcctttctgcgtatgtatattttgcaccagcgggtggcccgagcgccttggcagtgcctaccgttgctttcggcgcagatgcgcacgtcgcggaggcgtttgcggttggctttctgccccccatcatccccagtttgggatgcggccctttctgggccgtgctggtatggaaggtggaaccagtgatcgtcttatccatgggttttttaagagAACCCGTCTctatgtttttatacccgttactcgtagagtaaaagggtatactagattcgtcggaaagtatgtaacaggcagaaggaagcgtttccgaccccataaagtatatatattcttgatcaggatcactagccgagtcgatctagccatgtccgtctgtctgtctgtccgtctgtccgtctgtccgtctgtccggatgaacgctgagatctcggaaactatggtagctaggctattgagatttggcgtgcagattcctgagcttcttacgcagcgcaagtttgtttcagtagactgccacgcccactctaacgcccacaaaccgcccaaaactgtaactccaacagttttgatgctagataaaaaattttaactgaaatgtattgttctcatcaatacctatcgattgacctaaaaaaaagtatgccacgcccacttaaacgcccacaaaccgcgaaaacctgtgacgcccacaatttgcatgctacataaaaaattttaactgaaatgtattggtgtcgtcaatacctatcgatttatccaaaaataaatttgccacgcccactctaacgcccataactc includes these proteins:
- the LOC136117791 gene encoding uncharacterized protein, whose translation is MLQECNPHLPTKDWKVVKVEEHEGDVNQAVLVLNKESVAPIETARGVLNFGFSAIHIKVCKGDSNAASSSAGNPAEQVLAEELEAPGGPEDGYSTDSSLSREIRALGPAIEDVDLSDTEEADVTVVEVEAVDVTKTSTNKPLPQ